One genomic region from Mastacembelus armatus chromosome 21, fMasArm1.2, whole genome shotgun sequence encodes:
- the gpr155a gene encoding integral membrane protein GPR155 isoform X1 — translation MSTMDAPGTTSSFDLHAEEDSDSDSDSSALSSSMSIDKLFPALLQCFGIILCGYVAGRTNIITSTQAKGLGNFVSRFALPALLFKNMVLLDFGNVIWPFLWSILVAKVSVFFIVCVLTLIVASPQGRYSKAGLYSIFATQSNDFALGYPIVEALYQSTYPEYLQYIYLVAPVSLMLLNPIGFALCEIQKWKNEGNHQHSKLLIVGLVVLQVLKNPIVFMVIIGIIAHFVLHQTIPAFMAEFLDGLSNSFGGAALFYLGLSMVGQLRRLTRSTVVTLILLLTAKLLLMPLICKDMVDLLDNSNISALNHSSLSNYAFLYGVFPTAPSVAIYAVYYNAELEVVTSGMVISTFLSAPIMYVSAWLLTIRWMDPQLLMNSLQNISFNISIVSLVALVWTIAVMVLSKKFKRLPHMFTVNLFIAQFLLCIGMILWNFVVKEDNFIGQILTFTLLCSSLYSTYMWPGLIALSLVLIKRFEDLKVSPSMLIIAGWGIPVLVTALLLIFGEKLSDTIDSVLFYGRPQIICTTFVVAFNILLGGGSLVCLSRGSWAQNDQIQEGNSSFATAEDLEVEVEPENETVAEPVAPSGDLNRVCLICDCAPAQPMPDMIMSTDRNQTPSMLTAGQCENRCESAECLLVQVEELQQATDRQVARHVLLCLLLIVSLLANLSSCLWLLFNRVPGRLYLELQFFCAIVNYGQGLFSFALFGLDKHLIILPFKKRLYRLWHGKAEEEVPQTADLPEDIRMTCTQFTKYHKDQCLQEIVKKKRCGKRTMVDCFLGCELVNWLQQVGLAQDRGEAVLYGLRLQQGGVLHHIKQEYDFQDSPLYYRFTT, via the exons ATGAGCACGATGGATGCACCTGGCACGACCAGCAGCTTTGACTTACACGCAGAGGAGGACTCGGACTCGGACTCGGACTCCTCCGCGCTCTCATCCAGCATGTCCATTGACAAGCTCTTCCCGGCTCTCCTGCAGTGCTTTGGGATCATTCTGTGCGGTTACGTCGCCGGGAGGACGAACATCATCACCTCCACCCAGGCCAAGGGTTTGGGAAACTTTGTGTCCAGGTTTGCCCTCCCAGCGCTGCTGTTCAAGAACATGGTGCTGCTGGACTTTGGTAATGTCATCTGGCCGTTTCTCTGGAGCATCCTCGTTGCcaaagtgtctgtgtttttcatcGTCTGCGTCCTCACACTGATCGTTGCCAGTCCTCAGGGTCGATATAGTAAAGCTGGGCTCTATTCAATATTTGCCACCCAAAGCAATGACTTTGCTCTAGGGTATCCTATAG TCGAAGCCCTGTACCAGAGCACATACCCAGAGTACCTCCAGTACATCTATCTGGTTGCACCTGTGTCCCTGATGCTTCTAAATCCCATTGGTTTTGCATTATGTGAGATCCAGAAGTGGAAAAATGAGGGAAACCACCAACACAGCAAGCTTCTGATTGTGGGACTTGTAGTTCTACAGGTCCTGAAAAACCCTATTGTTTTCATGGTTATCATTGGCATCATTGCCCACTTTGTCCTGCACCAGACAATCCCTGCTTTCATGGCAGAATTTCTGGATGGCTTGTCCAACTCTTTCGGGGGAGCAGCTCTCTTCTACTTGGGTCTGTCCATGGTGGGCCAGCTGAGGAGATTAACCAGATCCACAGTTGTAACGCTGATATTACTCCTGACCGCAAAACT GTTGCTTATGCCCCTAATTTGTAAGGACATGGTGGATCTGTTGGACAATAGCAACATCAGTGCACTCAACCACTCAAGCCTCTCCAATTATGCCTTTCTTTATGGGGTGTTTCCCACTGCACCAAGTGTGGCTATCTATGCTGTGTATTATAACGCAGAGCTGGAAGTT GTAACCTCTGGGATGGTCATCAGCACTTTTCTCTCAGCTCCAATAATGTATGTTTCTGCCTGGTTACTTACAATCCGCTGGATGGATCCTCAGCTTTTGATGAATTCACTGCAGAACATCAGCTTTAACATAAGCATAGTGAGCTTAGTTGCTCTG GTGTGGACAATAGCTGTTATGGTTTTAAGCAAGAAATTCAAGAGGCTGCCGCACATGTTTACAGTCAACCTTTTCATTGCACAA TTTCTACTGTGCATTGGGATGATCCTGTGGAACTTTGTGGTGAAGGAAGACAACTTCATTGGGCAGATCCTGACCTTCACATTATTATGTTCTTCACTCTACAGTACTTACATGTGGCCAG GTTTAATAGCGCTCTCTCTTGTGCTCATAAAGAGGTTTGAGGATCTGAAAGTTTCACCAAGCATGTTGATCATTGCAGGCTGGGG GATTCCAGTTTTAGTAACTGCCCTATTGCTCATTTTTGGGGAAAAGCTGTCTGACACAATTGACTCTGTGCTCTTTTACGGGAGACCACAG ataATCTGCACCACATTTGTGGTAGCATTCAACATACTGCTGGGAGGCGGCTCTCTTGTGTGTCTCAGTAGAGGAAGTTGGGCCCAGAATGACCAAATCCAGGAGGGCAACTCTTCATTTGCCACTGCAGAGGATCTTGAGGTTGAAGTCGAACCAGAAAACGAGACTGTAGCTGAGCCAGTCGCCCCATCAGGAGATCTCAACAGAG TGTGCCTCATATGTGACTGTGCTCCAGCCCAACCCATGCCTGACATGATCATgagcacagacagaaaccagACACCATCTATGCTGACAG CAGGTCAGTGCGAGAATAGGTGCGAGTCAGCAGAGTGCCTGCTGGTCCAAGTGGAGGAGCTCCAACAGGCTACAGACAGACAAGTGGCCCGTCATGTGCTGCTTTGTCTGCTGCTGATTGTCAGCTTGCTTGCT AACCTGTCCAGCTGCTTGTGGCTGCTCTTTAACCGTGTTCCTGGTAGACTCTATTTGGAACTGCAGTTCTTCTGTGCCATAGTAAACTATGGGCAG GGTTTATTCTCTTTCGCTCTGTTTGGGCTGGACAAGCATTTGATTATATTACCGTTTAAGAAGAG GTTATACAGACTGTGGCATGGAAAGGCAGAAGAAGAGGTGCCGCAGACTGCAGATTTACCTGAGGATATCAGGATGACCTGCACCCAATTCACCAAATACCACAAGGACCAGTGTTTACAAGAgattgttaaaaagaaaag GTGTGGGAAGAGGACTATGGTGGATTGTTTTCTTGGCTGTGAACTTGTGAATTGGCTTCAGCAGGTGGGTTTGGCTCAGGATCGTGGTGAGGCAGTACTCTACGGGCTGCGTTTACAGCAGGGTGGTGTTCTCCACCATATCAAGCAGGAATATGACTTCCAAGACAGTCCCCTTTATTACCGTTTCACGACATAA
- the gpr155a gene encoding integral membrane protein GPR155 isoform X2: MSTMDAPGTTSSFDLHAEEDSDSDSDSSALSSSMSIDKLFPALLQCFGIILCGYVAGRTNIITSTQAKGLGNFVSRFALPALLFKNMVLLDFGNVIWPFLWSILVAKVSVFFIVCVLTLIVASPQGRYSKAGLYSIFATQSNDFALGYPIVEALYQSTYPEYLQYIYLVAPVSLMLLNPIGFALCEIQKWKNEGNHQHSKLLIVGLVVLQVLKNPIVFMVIIGIIAHFVLHQTIPAFMAEFLDGLSNSFGGAALFYLGLSMVGQLRRLTRSTVVTLILLLTAKLLLMPLICKDMVDLLDNSNISALNHSSLSNYAFLYGVFPTAPSVAIYAVYYNAELEVVTSGMVISTFLSAPIMYVSAWLLTIRWMDPQLLMNSLQNISFNISIVSLVALVWTIAVMVLSKKFKRLPHMFTVNLFIAQFLLCIGMILWNFVVKEDNFIGQILTFTLLCSSLYSTYMWPGLIALSLVLIKRFEDLKVSPSMLIIAGWGIPVLVTALLLIFGEKLSDTIDSVLFYGRPQIICTTFVVAFNILLGGGSLVCLSRGSWAQNDQIQEGNSSFATAEDLEVEVEPENETVAEPVAPSGDLNRVCLICDCAPAQPMPDMIMSTDRNQTPSMLTGQCENRCESAECLLVQVEELQQATDRQVARHVLLCLLLIVSLLANLSSCLWLLFNRVPGRLYLELQFFCAIVNYGQGLFSFALFGLDKHLIILPFKKRLYRLWHGKAEEEVPQTADLPEDIRMTCTQFTKYHKDQCLQEIVKKKRCGKRTMVDCFLGCELVNWLQQVGLAQDRGEAVLYGLRLQQGGVLHHIKQEYDFQDSPLYYRFTT; this comes from the exons ATGAGCACGATGGATGCACCTGGCACGACCAGCAGCTTTGACTTACACGCAGAGGAGGACTCGGACTCGGACTCGGACTCCTCCGCGCTCTCATCCAGCATGTCCATTGACAAGCTCTTCCCGGCTCTCCTGCAGTGCTTTGGGATCATTCTGTGCGGTTACGTCGCCGGGAGGACGAACATCATCACCTCCACCCAGGCCAAGGGTTTGGGAAACTTTGTGTCCAGGTTTGCCCTCCCAGCGCTGCTGTTCAAGAACATGGTGCTGCTGGACTTTGGTAATGTCATCTGGCCGTTTCTCTGGAGCATCCTCGTTGCcaaagtgtctgtgtttttcatcGTCTGCGTCCTCACACTGATCGTTGCCAGTCCTCAGGGTCGATATAGTAAAGCTGGGCTCTATTCAATATTTGCCACCCAAAGCAATGACTTTGCTCTAGGGTATCCTATAG TCGAAGCCCTGTACCAGAGCACATACCCAGAGTACCTCCAGTACATCTATCTGGTTGCACCTGTGTCCCTGATGCTTCTAAATCCCATTGGTTTTGCATTATGTGAGATCCAGAAGTGGAAAAATGAGGGAAACCACCAACACAGCAAGCTTCTGATTGTGGGACTTGTAGTTCTACAGGTCCTGAAAAACCCTATTGTTTTCATGGTTATCATTGGCATCATTGCCCACTTTGTCCTGCACCAGACAATCCCTGCTTTCATGGCAGAATTTCTGGATGGCTTGTCCAACTCTTTCGGGGGAGCAGCTCTCTTCTACTTGGGTCTGTCCATGGTGGGCCAGCTGAGGAGATTAACCAGATCCACAGTTGTAACGCTGATATTACTCCTGACCGCAAAACT GTTGCTTATGCCCCTAATTTGTAAGGACATGGTGGATCTGTTGGACAATAGCAACATCAGTGCACTCAACCACTCAAGCCTCTCCAATTATGCCTTTCTTTATGGGGTGTTTCCCACTGCACCAAGTGTGGCTATCTATGCTGTGTATTATAACGCAGAGCTGGAAGTT GTAACCTCTGGGATGGTCATCAGCACTTTTCTCTCAGCTCCAATAATGTATGTTTCTGCCTGGTTACTTACAATCCGCTGGATGGATCCTCAGCTTTTGATGAATTCACTGCAGAACATCAGCTTTAACATAAGCATAGTGAGCTTAGTTGCTCTG GTGTGGACAATAGCTGTTATGGTTTTAAGCAAGAAATTCAAGAGGCTGCCGCACATGTTTACAGTCAACCTTTTCATTGCACAA TTTCTACTGTGCATTGGGATGATCCTGTGGAACTTTGTGGTGAAGGAAGACAACTTCATTGGGCAGATCCTGACCTTCACATTATTATGTTCTTCACTCTACAGTACTTACATGTGGCCAG GTTTAATAGCGCTCTCTCTTGTGCTCATAAAGAGGTTTGAGGATCTGAAAGTTTCACCAAGCATGTTGATCATTGCAGGCTGGGG GATTCCAGTTTTAGTAACTGCCCTATTGCTCATTTTTGGGGAAAAGCTGTCTGACACAATTGACTCTGTGCTCTTTTACGGGAGACCACAG ataATCTGCACCACATTTGTGGTAGCATTCAACATACTGCTGGGAGGCGGCTCTCTTGTGTGTCTCAGTAGAGGAAGTTGGGCCCAGAATGACCAAATCCAGGAGGGCAACTCTTCATTTGCCACTGCAGAGGATCTTGAGGTTGAAGTCGAACCAGAAAACGAGACTGTAGCTGAGCCAGTCGCCCCATCAGGAGATCTCAACAGAG TGTGCCTCATATGTGACTGTGCTCCAGCCCAACCCATGCCTGACATGATCATgagcacagacagaaaccagACACCATCTATGCTGACAG GTCAGTGCGAGAATAGGTGCGAGTCAGCAGAGTGCCTGCTGGTCCAAGTGGAGGAGCTCCAACAGGCTACAGACAGACAAGTGGCCCGTCATGTGCTGCTTTGTCTGCTGCTGATTGTCAGCTTGCTTGCT AACCTGTCCAGCTGCTTGTGGCTGCTCTTTAACCGTGTTCCTGGTAGACTCTATTTGGAACTGCAGTTCTTCTGTGCCATAGTAAACTATGGGCAG GGTTTATTCTCTTTCGCTCTGTTTGGGCTGGACAAGCATTTGATTATATTACCGTTTAAGAAGAG GTTATACAGACTGTGGCATGGAAAGGCAGAAGAAGAGGTGCCGCAGACTGCAGATTTACCTGAGGATATCAGGATGACCTGCACCCAATTCACCAAATACCACAAGGACCAGTGTTTACAAGAgattgttaaaaagaaaag GTGTGGGAAGAGGACTATGGTGGATTGTTTTCTTGGCTGTGAACTTGTGAATTGGCTTCAGCAGGTGGGTTTGGCTCAGGATCGTGGTGAGGCAGTACTCTACGGGCTGCGTTTACAGCAGGGTGGTGTTCTCCACCATATCAAGCAGGAATATGACTTCCAAGACAGTCCCCTTTATTACCGTTTCACGACATAA
- the LOC113123433 gene encoding acetylcholine receptor subunit alpha, whose product MNTAFVVFYLVILADAALASADETRLVKTLFTGYNKIVRPVNHFKDPVVVTVGLQLIQLISVDEVNQIVNSNVRVKQQWKDVNLQWNPEDYGGIKKIRVPSTDIWRPDLVLYNNADGDFAIVHETKALLEYTGMITWNPPGIFKSYCEIIVLHFPFDLQNCSMKLGTWTYDGNLVVINPDSDRPDLSNFMESGEWVMKDFRGWKHWVYYACCPDTPYLDITYHFLMLRLPLYFIVNVIIPCMLFSFLTGLVFYLPTDSGEKMTLSISVLLSLTVFLLVIVELIPSTSSAVPLIGKYMLFTMVFVIASIIITVIVINTHHRSPSTHTMPAWVRKVFIETIPNIMFFSTMKRPGKEKQSKSIYGAEFDISDISGNQTVTVTYQSPITKNPDVRSAIEGVKYIAETMKSDEESNNAAEEWKFVAMVLDHILLCIFMAVCLIGTLGVFAGRLIELSML is encoded by the exons ATGAATACTGCATTTGTCGTTTTTTATCTAGTAATTCTAGCAG ATGCTGCCTTGGCCTCTGCTGATGAGACACGTCTAGTCAAAACTCTCTTCACTGGTTACAATAAGATTGTCCGTCCTGTCAATCACTTCAAGGACCCGGTGGTTGTTACTGTAGGCCTCCAGCTCATCCAGCTCATCAGTGTG GATGAGGTCAACCAGATTGTCAACAGCAACGTGCGAGTGAAGCAG cAATGGAAAGATGTGAACTTGCAATGGAACCCAGAGGATTACGGTGGCATCAAAAAGATCAGAGTTCCCTCGACTGACATTTGGCGGCCTGATCTGGTTCTTTACAACAA TGCAGATGGTGACTTTGCCATCGTTCATGAGACCAAAGCACTGCTGGAGTACACTGGAATGATCACGTGGAACCCACCTGGCATCTTCAAGAGCTACTGTGAAATTATCGTGCTGCATTTCCCCTTTGACCTCCAGAACTGCAGCATGAAGTTGGGTACCTGGACTTACGATGGAAACTTGGTCGTCATCAATCCT GACAGTGACCGCCCTGATCTGAGTAACTTTATGGAAAGTGGAGAGTGGGTGATGAAGGATTTTCGTGGCTGGAAGCACTGGGTGTACTATGCCTGCTGCCCAGACACCCCATACCTGGACATCACCTACCACTTCCTCATGCTACGACTTCCACTCTACTTCATTGTCAACGTCATCATCCCCTGCATGCTCTTCTCCTTCCTGACTGGCCTTGTCTTCTATCTTCCCACAGACTCTG GTGAGAAGATGACCCTTAGCATCTCTGTCTTGCTGTCTCTGACTGTGTTCCTGCTGGTCATTGTGGAGCTGATCCCCTCTACCTCCAGTGCTGTGCCACTCATCGGGAAGTACATGCTCTTCACCATGGTCTTTGTCATCGCCTCTATTATCATCACTGTTATTGTCATCAACACACACCACCGCTCCCCAAGCACTCACACAATGCCAGCCTGGGTCCGCAAG gTTTTTATTGAAACCATTCCCAACATCATGTTCTTTTCAACAATGAAGCGCCCTggaaaagagaagcagagtAAAAGCATCTATGGTGCTGAATTTGACATCTCAGACATCTCCGGCAACCAGACCGTTACTGTTACCTACCAGTCACCCATCACCAAGAATCCTGATGTCCGCAGTGCCATTGAAGGAGTCAAGTACATCGCAGAAACCATGAAATCAGATGAGGAATCAAACAAT GCTGCTGAAGAGTGGAAGTTTGTGGCCATGGTGCTGGACCATATTTTGCTGTGTATCTTCATGGCTGTGTGTCTCATTGGCACACTAGGTGTGTTTGCAGGTCGCCTCATTGAGCTGAGCATGCTCTAA
- the chn1 gene encoding N-chimaerin, giving the protein MPSRESCEVHKEDKSLVQKAKREANQEDILAAALGMRMGPQKPAATFWQPLKLFAYSQLTSLVRRASLKESERAPRSEKVHNFKVHTFRGPHWCEHCASFMWGLMAQGVKCTDCGLNVHKQCSSLVPSDCKPDLRHIRKVYSCDLTTLVKAYNTARPMVVDMCIREIESRGLKSEGLYRISGFSDSVEEVKMAFDKDGEKTDISVNAYEDINIITGALKLYLRDLPVPVISYDAYPRFIEAAKLTDSEKKLEAFREALALLPPSHSDTLKYLMAHLKRVTQNEKFNLMNAENLAIVFGPTLMRAPNMDAISALNDIRYQRQVVEALIKNEDVLF; this is encoded by the exons ATGCCATCCAGAGAGTCCTGCGAGGTCCACAAGGAGGACAAATCCCTGGTGCAAAAGGCCAAGCGGGAGGCCAATCAGGAGGATATTCTGGCGGCAGCTCTGGGGATGAGGATGGGGCCACAGAAGCCTGCAGCCACTTTCTGGCAGCCACTTAAACTATTCGCCTATTCACAGCTCACCTCGCTGGTCCGCAGAGCCTCGCTGAAGGAGAGTGAACGGGCACCCAGATCTGAGAAAGTCCACAACTTCAAG GTCCATACATTTCGGGGGCCTCACTGGTGTGAACACTGTGCCAGCTTCATGTGGGGACTGATGGCTCAGGGGGTCAAGTGTACAG attgTGGGTTGAACGTCCATAAACAGTGCTCATCTCTCGTACCCAGTGACTGCAAACCAGACCTGAGACACATCCGTAAAGTGTACAGCTGTGACCTCACGACCCTGGTGAAAGCTTATAACACTGCACGACCAATGGTGGTGGACATGTGCATACGAGAGATCGAGTCTAGAG GACTGAAGTCTGAAGGCCTCTACAGAATATCTGGATTCAGCGATTCAGTTGAAGAAGTCAAGATGGCTTTTGACAAAG ATGGCGAGAAGACAGACATCTCAGTGAATGCCTATGAAGACATCAATATCATCACGGGTGCACTGAAACTGTACCTCAGGGATTTGCCTGTTCCCGTCATCTCATATGACGCTTACCCCAGGTTCATCGAGGCTGCGA aGCTCACAGACTCAGAGAAGAAGCTTGAAGCCTTCCGTGAGGCTCTCGCTCTGTTGCCGCCATCGCACAGTGACACTCTCAAGTACCTCATGGCGCACTTAAAAAG GGTGACACAGAATGAGAAATTCAACCTGATGAATGCAGAAAACCTCGCCATCGTTTTCGGGCCCACCCTCATGCGTGCACCAAACATGGACGCCATTTCAGCACTCAATGACATCCGCTACCAGAGACAGGTGGTTGAGGCGCTTATTAAAAATGAAGATGTGctcttttaa
- the scrn3 gene encoding secernin-3 isoform X2 — translation MHPSSCDTFVALPTSTEGQRIIFGKNSDRPCDEVQEVVYFPARAYDAEEKLECTYIEIDQAAHTYAVVLSKPAWLWGAEMGANEHQVCIGNEAVWGRESADGDEALLGMDLVRLGLERADTAENAVDVITELLEKYGQGGSCMEDECGFTYHNSFLISDRKEAWLLETSGKYWAAERVESGYRNISNQYGITTKIDKEHPEMREYAQRRGWWDGKSQFNFAAVYSFMNTARIEASGDRYCEGKKLLEKSNGHITAEAMMDILRDKDSGINMEGMFMTTGSMVSVIPTNPALPGVHYFTATPDPERSVFKPFIFVKHIKQLKETSSPSYGPDDPVKKKPRFQSKPNRKHELFVKHELVSAIIDTYKDRGKKITETLRQLEKEKMTEMEEILSHGIEEPDFLVNLFSSSVQAEMAAYSKS, via the exons ATGCACCCTTCGTCCTGTGACACCTTTGTGGCTCTGCCCACCTCCACTGAGGGACAACGCATCATCTTTGGGAAAAACTCTGACAGGCCTTGTGATGAAGTCCAGGAGGTGGTGTATTTTCCTGCCAGAGCCTATGATGCAGAGGAGAAACTTGAG TGCACATACATAGAGATTGACCAGGCTGCACACACTTATGCAGTTGTGTTGAGCAAACCAGCATGGCTGTGGGGGGCAGAGATGGGTGCAAATGAGCATCAAGTGTGTATTGGAAATGAGGCTGTGTGGGGCAGAGAGAGTGCCGATGGAGACGAGGCTCTTCTCGGCATGGATCTTGTCAG GCTTGGACTTGAGAGAGCAGACACAGCTGAGAATGCTGTAGATGTTATTACAGAGCTGCTGGAGAAATATGGTCAGGGAGGATCTTGCATGGAGGATGAGTGCGGCTTCACATACCACAACAGCTTCCTCATCTCAGACAGGAAGGAGGCATGGCTGCTGGAGACATCAGGGAAATACTGGGCAGCAGAGAGAGTGGAAA GTGGCTATCGCAACATCTCAAACCAGTATGGCATAACAACTAAGATAGATAAGGAACATCCAGAAATGAGAGAATATGCACAGAGAAGGGGCTGGTGGGATGGAAAGTCTCAGTTCAACTTTGCTGCAGTCTACTCCTTCATGAATACAGCCAGAATCGAAGCCTCGGGGGACCGAtactgtgagggaaagaagttgctggaaaagagcaatg GCCACATCACCGCTGAGGCAATGATGGATATCCTGAGGGATAAAGATAGTGGCATCAACATGGAGGGAATGTTCATGACTACAGGAAGTATGGTGTCTGTGATACCCACAAATCCTGCTCTGCCAGGGGTTCACTATTTCACAGCAACTCCAGACCCTGAAAG gTCTGTATTCAAACCATTCATCTTTGTGAAACATATTAAACAGTTAAAGGAGACCTCTTCTCCCAGTTATGGTCCAGATGATCCTGTAAAGAAGAAACCTCGTTTCCAGAGCAAGCCCAACCGCAAACATGAGCTGTTTGTCAAGCATGAACTGGTGTCGGCCATCATTGACACCTACAAG gacagaggaaagaagatcacagaaacactgaggcagctggaaaaggagaagatgacagagatggaggagattCTGTCCCACGGTATAGAGGAACCTGATTTTTTGGTAAATCTGTTCTCAAGCTCTGTTCAGGCAGAGATGGCTGCGTACAGCAAAAGCTGA
- the scrn3 gene encoding secernin-3 isoform X1, with product MHILLYAYAASLWLKMHPSSCDTFVALPTSTEGQRIIFGKNSDRPCDEVQEVVYFPARAYDAEEKLECTYIEIDQAAHTYAVVLSKPAWLWGAEMGANEHQVCIGNEAVWGRESADGDEALLGMDLVRLGLERADTAENAVDVITELLEKYGQGGSCMEDECGFTYHNSFLISDRKEAWLLETSGKYWAAERVESGYRNISNQYGITTKIDKEHPEMREYAQRRGWWDGKSQFNFAAVYSFMNTARIEASGDRYCEGKKLLEKSNGHITAEAMMDILRDKDSGINMEGMFMTTGSMVSVIPTNPALPGVHYFTATPDPERSVFKPFIFVKHIKQLKETSSPSYGPDDPVKKKPRFQSKPNRKHELFVKHELVSAIIDTYKDRGKKITETLRQLEKEKMTEMEEILSHGIEEPDFLVNLFSSSVQAEMAAYSKS from the exons ATGCATATACTTCTTTATGCTTACGCTGCAAGTCTGTGGTTAAAAATGCACCCTTCGTCCTGTGACACCTTTGTGGCTCTGCCCACCTCCACTGAGGGACAACGCATCATCTTTGGGAAAAACTCTGACAGGCCTTGTGATGAAGTCCAGGAGGTGGTGTATTTTCCTGCCAGAGCCTATGATGCAGAGGAGAAACTTGAG TGCACATACATAGAGATTGACCAGGCTGCACACACTTATGCAGTTGTGTTGAGCAAACCAGCATGGCTGTGGGGGGCAGAGATGGGTGCAAATGAGCATCAAGTGTGTATTGGAAATGAGGCTGTGTGGGGCAGAGAGAGTGCCGATGGAGACGAGGCTCTTCTCGGCATGGATCTTGTCAG GCTTGGACTTGAGAGAGCAGACACAGCTGAGAATGCTGTAGATGTTATTACAGAGCTGCTGGAGAAATATGGTCAGGGAGGATCTTGCATGGAGGATGAGTGCGGCTTCACATACCACAACAGCTTCCTCATCTCAGACAGGAAGGAGGCATGGCTGCTGGAGACATCAGGGAAATACTGGGCAGCAGAGAGAGTGGAAA GTGGCTATCGCAACATCTCAAACCAGTATGGCATAACAACTAAGATAGATAAGGAACATCCAGAAATGAGAGAATATGCACAGAGAAGGGGCTGGTGGGATGGAAAGTCTCAGTTCAACTTTGCTGCAGTCTACTCCTTCATGAATACAGCCAGAATCGAAGCCTCGGGGGACCGAtactgtgagggaaagaagttgctggaaaagagcaatg GCCACATCACCGCTGAGGCAATGATGGATATCCTGAGGGATAAAGATAGTGGCATCAACATGGAGGGAATGTTCATGACTACAGGAAGTATGGTGTCTGTGATACCCACAAATCCTGCTCTGCCAGGGGTTCACTATTTCACAGCAACTCCAGACCCTGAAAG gTCTGTATTCAAACCATTCATCTTTGTGAAACATATTAAACAGTTAAAGGAGACCTCTTCTCCCAGTTATGGTCCAGATGATCCTGTAAAGAAGAAACCTCGTTTCCAGAGCAAGCCCAACCGCAAACATGAGCTGTTTGTCAAGCATGAACTGGTGTCGGCCATCATTGACACCTACAAG gacagaggaaagaagatcacagaaacactgaggcagctggaaaaggagaagatgacagagatggaggagattCTGTCCCACGGTATAGAGGAACCTGATTTTTTGGTAAATCTGTTCTCAAGCTCTGTTCAGGCAGAGATGGCTGCGTACAGCAAAAGCTGA